Part of the Candidatus Poribacteria bacterium genome is shown below.
TATTAATCTTCACAATCTTATCCTTGAGATCGAATAGTTCTTCGGCCGCTTTACGGATATCCGCTTTATTAGCCTTAATATCAACAACAAAGGCGTATTTGTTCGATTCTCTGAGGATTGTGGTCTTTTCTGTTATTAACGGTTGCTTGATAATCCGATATGGGTCTTTCATCTATGCTTCCTCAACTGATAAATCATCTGTTGGCTGAGCGAACTTTTCTTCTATCTTTTCCGCTGCACTTTCAGTGAAGACAATCTTATCATGCCAAAGCACATCGTACACATTAAGGGTATTCCAAACACAACTGTTTACGTTCGGGATATTCCGTACAGATAGATGGATATTAGATTCGGATTGACCGAGGACAAAGAGGACTTTATCCGCGATCCCTAAATTCCCTACAAGTTGAACCATATCCTTCGTTTTCGGAGCATCTAACGTAAAGTCTTCAATCAGAATGCAATCATCACTTTGAAATTTGGCTGCTAAAGCCGATTGTAATCCGAGTTGACGTATCTTCTTCGGGGTGCGTTGACGATAGCTGCGCGGCTTTGGGCCGAATGCAACGCCGCCATGCACCCGTATTGGAGATTGGCCGTCTCCGACTCGGGCACGACCTGTTCCTTTCTGGCGATATAGCTTTTTGCCACTCCCACGGACTTCTGAACGTGTTTTGGTGGAAGCAGTGCCTCGACGTTGGTTTGCAAGGTGCGCAACGACGCACTGATGTATAACTGCCTCATTAACAGTTGCATTTATGAATGCGTCAGATAACTCTCTTTGTTTTAGGGTATCTCCAGAACGATCGTATACGTCTAAAGCTGCCATGCGTGATAATCCTCAAAAGGGTATATTTATTGTTCAGCCTTTACTGCCTTCTTGATAATAAGTAGTCCATTAGGTGGGCCGGGAACAGCACCTTTAACAAGCAATAGGTTTCTGTCAGAATCTGCTTGGACAATCTGTAGATTCTGGGTCGTCGCCTGTTTCCCACCATGCCGTCCGGGCATCTTTTTACCTTTGAAAACGCGCGAGGGCCATGCACTATGGCCGATGGAGCCCGGGCGCCGATGGTTTTTTTCACTACCGTGTGTCTGTTTCATACCCGCAAATCCCCACCGTTTAACCACACCCGTGAATCCACGCCCTTTCGATGTTCCCGTCACATCAACGAAATCCCCAGGCGAGAAAATGCCCACGTCAATGCTTGAGCCAACGTCCAAACCTTCTGTACTCTCAACACGCACTTCCCGCAAAAATCGATGTGGTGTGACATTCGCTTTTTGGAAATGTCCGCTTTCAGGGCGATTGACCTTGTTTTCGCGCCGAGAGCCGAAGCCTAATTGGATGGCATTATAACCCTCACGGTCTTGCGTTTTAACCTGTACTATCGGGCAGGGACCCGCTTCGACAACCGTGACTGGGATTGCAGCCCCGGATTCGTCAAAGATTTGTGTCATGCCAATCTTTTTTCCTAATATTCCACTACTCATGTTACATCTCCGCAACGAGGGTGTTCAGGTTCAACGACGTGTGCCTACAGAAGCGTAATTTTGACATCAACGCCAGCTGGTAGATCTAAGCGCATTAGCGCATTAACTGTCTTGGGAGTCGTCTGTAAAATATCCAGTAACCGTTTGTGAATGCGCATTTGAAACTGTTCGCGGGATTTTTTGTCTTTGAATGTCGATCGCTGTACAGTGTAAATGTGCTGCTTAATCGGAAGCGGAATCGGGCCCGAGACTAATGCGCCTGTCCGCCGGGCGGTCTCCGCGATTTGACCCGCGGAGTGATCTAACAAACGGTAATCAAATGATTTCAGACGAATC
Proteins encoded:
- the rplW gene encoding 50S ribosomal protein L23 — encoded protein: MKDPYRIIKQPLITEKTTILRESNKYAFVVDIKANKADIRKAAEELFDLKDKIVKINTMQVSGKTKGQFWRYRQGRRPHWKKVIITVTEGTIIEAFETI
- the rplD gene encoding 50S ribosomal protein L4, with amino-acid sequence MAALDVYDRSGDTLKQRELSDAFINATVNEAVIHQCVVAHLANQRRGTASTKTRSEVRGSGKKLYRQKGTGRARVGDGQSPIRVHGGVAFGPKPRSYRQRTPKKIRQLGLQSALAAKFQSDDCILIEDFTLDAPKTKDMVQLVGNLGIADKVLFVLGQSESNIHLSVRNIPNVNSCVWNTLNVYDVLWHDKIVFTESAAEKIEEKFAQPTDDLSVEEA
- the rplC gene encoding 50S ribosomal protein L3, whose translation is MSSGILGKKIGMTQIFDESGAAIPVTVVEAGPCPIVQVKTQDREGYNAIQLGFGSRRENKVNRPESGHFQKANVTPHRFLREVRVESTEGLDVGSSIDVGIFSPGDFVDVTGTSKGRGFTGVVKRWGFAGMKQTHGSEKNHRRPGSIGHSAWPSRVFKGKKMPGRHGGKQATTQNLQIVQADSDRNLLLVKGAVPGPPNGLLIIKKAVKAEQ
- the rpsJ gene encoding 30S ribosomal protein S10, yielding MDNQKIRIRLKSFDYRLLDHSAGQIAETARRTGALVSGPIPLPIKQHIYTVQRSTFKDKKSREQFQMRIHKRLLDILQTTPKTVNALMRLDLPAGVDVKITLL